Genomic segment of Anaerosporomusa subterranea:
TCAACATAATCAGCGTGGATTTAGGCAAATGAAAATTAGTGATGATGCCATCTACTAGTTGAAATTGATAACCCGGATAAATAAAAATCTCGGTCCAGCCGCTGCCTGCCGATAAGCGCCCGTTTCGCACCGCTGTCTCCAGCGTACGAATGGACGTTGTCCCTACGGCAATCACCCGGCCGCCCTGTTCCTTTGCTTGATTAACCGCTTCAGCAGCTTCCTCAGAAACGGAGAAGTACTCCCGGTGCATGACATGATCAGTGATATCTTCGGCAGCAACCGGTCGAAACGTGCCTAATCCGACATGCAGCGTAATAAAAGCCAATCTTGCCCCTTTTTCTTTGATCTGGCTCAGTAAGGCAGGCGTAAAATGAAGTCCTGCCGTTGGCGCGGCAGCAGACCCCCGTTGTCGCGAGTATACGGTTTGGTAGCGTTCGCTGTCTGACAGTCGTTCATGAATATAAGGCGGCAGCGGTGTCTCGCCCAGACGATCGAGAATCTCTGCAAAGATGCCAGAAAAGGCAAACCTGACAACTCTACCGCCAAAATCTGTCCCGCTAAGCACCTCACAAGACAGTTCAGGACCAAATTCAATGACCATTCCTGGCTTGGCCCGTTTTCCCGGTTTTACCAGAACCTCCCACTCACCTTCAGTCTTCTCTGATAGTAAGAAAACTTCAACCTGACCGCCGGTATCTGCTCGCCGCCCCATAAGCCGGGCCGGAATAACGCGAGTATCGTTGAAGACAAGTGTGTCTCCCGGCGAGATGTACTCAAGCAAATCCTTGAACATGCCATGCCGGATTTCCGTTGATGCCCGATCCAGCACAAGCAGACGCGAGCTATCGCGGGGTTCTATCGGGTGTTGTGCAATCAACTGTTCCGGCAAATCATAATCAAACTCAGATAACTTCATTAACTAGTAAACCTCTCTTACTTATACCATCTTTGTATTGTCGCGCCAGGGTAATAATATGCCAAGATTTCCTTGTAGAATTGATTACTGCCCAGCGGTGCCTTCTCTGCCATGGCCTTGGCACCCCATTGCGATAGACCAATTCCATGTCCTGATCCTTTGCCAGAAAGGAGTAAGATATCACGAGACGAGTCCTGAACAAGCCCGCGTCGGGCAGACTTACCCGTCAATGCAGGTAGAGCTTCTCCCCGAGCGATGGAAACATCAAACAGAGTGCTGGGCAGGCTCAAGAGAGAGCTAAATTTTGCACCGCTTAGCTGCACTCTCCCCGCCGTCCCGGTAATTTTAATCGTTTTTACCCTTCCGGATACACCGCGATCAGCCGCTTTTACGGGCTGGTGAGTTAACGGTGATAATTCAATACCAGTAACTTCTCCTACCGACAAACCAGCTGTTCGCAGCAGTTCGGTTAATTGGGCAATACTTATGCGACGATCCCAGACAAAACGGGGAGAGTCTTGATCAAAATCTCGCACTCCTCGCAGATACGGGAATGGCGTGCCCCAGACATTTTCACTGTTTTCCGTGTGTCCGCCGGAACTAGAATGGAAGAAAGCTGTAATAACACTGCCTTGGTAGGTTGCCATCATGCCCCGTGTTTCATCTACCGCCTGATTACTGCGGGCTGCTTCGCTATCGCGACCGCCGTACACCTGGCAATGCACGGTGGGACATACATCAAAGCCCTGACCCTGGTGTTTGCCAACGCCTGCGAACGCATAACTGCGCGCCGCAACTGCCTGCGCCCTGATAGCTTCCATTGGCCAGGAAGGCGATATTTCCTTAGGAATTACACCGTACAAATATGCTTCCATCGGTAGAATATTAATTGCAGTTAAAGTATTGTCCCCTGCTTGCCGTCGAACCTCGATGACACCGCGGTAGCGCTTGCCATTAAGTTGAATAAACTGCCCCTGCTGATTTAGGCTGTCCGCCTCATTCACAGCCTGTTCCAGCTTGCCACCATGCCCTCGATTCGGCGAGTCGGAGAAGCTTAGCCTGATAACCGAAGTCGCCGTAGGAATCCCATTTACCGCCAAACGGCCCCCCTGTATAGTAATACTTAAATTCTCCTTCGCCTTATACACCTTTTTAAATTCATTAGCGTCGTCGGTACGCAAAAAAAATGCAGTATCGGCAGATACGGTCACTCGAGTCTGCTGTAACGCCAGGCCGACTTTAATCAGTGGCTCTTGCAATTCGGTCGACTTAGCCCAAACAGAAAACGAAGTTAGCACTAGCAGAGCTAGCGTGATCAGTACAATGCGGAACTTCATGGCATTGCTCCTATCTTCGAAATAACAAGTTCAGTAAAAGCGTTAGCACAATGCTGATAATAATCGATGTAGCAAAAGGAAAGTGGAAACTGAAGTTCTCTTTCTCCCAGTGAAAATCGCCCGGCAAGCGGCCAAGCGGCAGAATCTTGCCGCCGAAATGGACGAGCGCACCAGCTATCAATAAAAGGACACCAACAGTCATCAGCGTCTTACCTAAAGAATCAAAGCCGAACATTTTCAGCCCCCTGTTTCTTCGGTTTCCAATAACGGTCACGCTCGCTGAAAATGCAGCCGCAATACGGTTGTCGATACAACTCCATCTCAAGACTTTTCGTAACCCCCTCTTTCCAACCTGGGCGAAAATCTTGATAATAAAAGGGTATGTCAAATTTCTCCGCGGCTGCCTCGCCCGCCTGGCGGATTAAATCATGCTTTTGATAAGGACTCACTAACAGTGTAGTAGTAAACGCATTAAAACCGCTTTCCTTTGCCGTGCGAGCCGCTTCATCCAATCGAAGTCGGTAGCAGGCATAGCAACGCCCCTCCGGCGCTGTTAATGCGCGAGTGAGAAAGTCCTCCAACGTATAATCGTCTTGCACCAGCATAATCAACTCAACTCGGCGGGCAAATTCACCGGCAGTATCGAGACGACGCCGGAATTCTTTGTAAGGATGAATATTGGGATTATAAAACCAACCGGTTAGCTGATGCCCTTGTTCACGCAGATAGCTTACCGGATACACTGAGCATGGGCCACAGCACATATGTAAAAATAGATTCACGACTTTGAGCATCCTTTCACCAAAGTGAGTCTTGTTTGTCTACGGCTTCCTTCATAGAGTATGCAAAGCCCATATGTTCATACGCAGCCCGCGTCGCAACTCGTCCGCGCGGCGTGCGTTGCAAAAATCCCAACTGCAATAGAAACGGTTCATATACATCTTCAATCGTCTCAGTTTCTTCACTTATCGAAGCAGCCAGTGTATCCAAGCCCACCGGACCACCGCCAAATTTGCTGATAATTGTGGTTAGCAACCGTTGATCAGTCTTATCCAGTCCACAAGCGTCTACTTCTAGCCGCGCGAGTGCTTCTTGGGCGATTGTTTTAGTAATCGTCCCCGATCCAGCGACCTGCGCAAAATCCCGCACCCGTTTTAACAGGCGGTTGGCGATTCGCGGTGTGCCGCGTGAGCGCCGAGCAATTTCCTCAGCTCCTGAGGGCTCGATAGAAACCTTCAGAATATCGGCAGCGCGGCTAACAATAAACATAAGCTCTTCTGTCTGATAAAACTCCAGTCGGCAAATTACGCCAAATCGGTCTCTGAGTGGAGCGGTTAGCGCTCCAGCCCTAGTCGTTGCCCCAACTAGAGTAAACCGTGGTAAGTCCAGGCGAATAGACCTAGCACTGGGGCCTTTGCCAATCATGATATCAAGGGCATAGTCTTCCATTGCTGAATAGAGGATTTCTTCAACAGTACGCGACAGCCGATGAATCTCATCAATAAATAATACATCCCGGTCGCTTAAGTTGGTGAGAATTGCCGCCAAATCGCCTGAACGTTCAATAGCTGGGCCTGAGGTGACGCGGAAATTCACTCCCAATTCATTGGCTACAATCCCAGCTAACGTTGTTTTACCTAAACCTGGCGGTCCATAAAGCAGCACATGATCAAGCGCTTCTCCGCGTGATATTGCAGCCTGGACGAAAATGGACAAATTGTCCTTTACTTGTTCTTGCCCAATGTATTCCTGTAAACGCCGTGGACGCAGACTATATTGCCAAGAATCTGCATCTTGTTCCCCACCGGCAATTATCCGTTCTTGTTCCATCATGACCTCCCAGAGAATTCCTTCAAGGCAAGCTTAATGATTTCTTCAACACTTGTTGCCTCAGCAGCCTTACGCAGAACAGGCGTGATCTCCTGTTGTGTATAGCCGAGAGTCAGTAGTGCTTGTAAGGCCTCCGCCTGTATCGAGCCGGCAGCGTCAGTGGCAGCAGCGATAATAACGTTATCCGGATCGGCTTCTCCAATTTTATCTTTTAATTCAAGAACAATCCGTTCAGCAGTCTTTTTGCCGACTCCTGGGATCTTTGTTAACAGGCTGAAGTTCTTTTGGCCGACGGCCATAATAAAATCAGTAGGACTAATCGCTGACAAAATCCCAAGACCAACCTTGGGACCGATTCCGCTGACTGATGTCAAAAGTATGAACAAATCATATTCTTGCTGACTGCTGAAACCATATAATAGAAGTGCGTCTTCGCGCACATTTAAGTAGGTAAACAGTGTCGTTTCCGCACCTTTTGATAAGTTCTGCCGAGTTGACTGCGGGATAAATACCCGGTAGCCCACACCGTTAACGTCAACAAAACAACTATCAGGAAAAAGGTGTGAAATTTTGCCACGTACATAGCCAATCATCGCTTACACTCCCAGACCTTATTAAAAGTATGTGTATGTAAACTGCAGATAGCAACCGCCAGTGCGTCAGCCACATCATCAGGATGCGGCTTTGCCGGCAATCGCAGCAATTTCTCGGTCATATAGATAATTTGTTCTTTTGTCGCCTTGCCGTATCCGGCAACCGACTGTTTAACCTGCAATGGTGTAAACTCAGCAAGTTGTATGGCATTCTGCGCCGCAGCCAACAAGATAACACCCCTAGCCTGGCTAACCGTCATGGCTGTCGTTACATTGCGGTTGAAGAAAAGCTTTTCAACGCCAACAATATCCGGCTTGTATTGTTTTATCACTTGATCGATTCCCTGAAATACCGAGTTCAGCCGCATTTCGACCGGCTCGCCCGCGCGCGTTTCAATGGCGCCATAGGCTACGGCCTTCAGCGTGCTTCCTTCCAATCTAACCACTCCGTAACCGCATATCGCAGTTCCCGGATCAATTCCCAGCGCCAGCATAACAGAACCTCCCTTTACTTCCTCCTGTATTTCGACAGTTTGGGCTTTGATTCCTCCATAAGAAAAAGAGGGGCTAGCCCCTCTTTTTCTACTCACGTCTTATTGTGATTGCATGCCTTCGAGTGTTCGCAACAATTCTTCCTTGGTATTTACAACAATTCCTTTTTCCAGTTCGGCGACATCTTCAGCAACCAGTTGTTTTGTCGCTATTTTTGTGACTTCCTTGACGATAGGCTTAATGCCCGGTTTGCCATAGAACACAGTGACATAACCATCCTTAGTACCAATGTACATTCCATTTGCGTGTTCACGGCAGAAGTTGTCGATTTCAAGTGTCATACGTACTTCGGTTGCATCAAAATAATCAATCGTCCAGCCAGGGTACGCGACTTGAATCTGTGAAAGAGTCATGCCAATGTAATTCTCCGATGGTCTGGCTCGAAGGTTCTCCTGGTCACCACATTTTTTATAAATCATCTTTTGATGCAGCATTGTCTCAGCAGTAATCTTTAATCTCGCATCATGTTGAACTTTCTCGCTCTGGGGCTGAGCCCGATAGTCGACAATTGGCGGATTTTTACTAATATAGCCATAACCAAAATAGCCAACTAAAGCAGCAAGAATAAACAAAGCGCCGGCGAACCACTTATTACGGGTACTCAATTTTGGCAATAGCAAGAGATCACTCCCTTTATTGTTAAGGTATGTAATCAGTGTTGCCATTTCCCTGCAAAATTATACCAAGGTCTTGTTTCACAATTTCGCATAAAAAAGTAGCCGGCAAAGGTATCATCCTTTACCGGCTGCGGTTTCAATCCTCTTCTTCCTCATCAGGCAGGTCAGCATTCGTATAGACTTCCTGCACGTCATCATGTTCTTCCAACGCTTCAAGCAACTTCGTCACTTTGGTTGCGTCCTCATCAGCAAGGCTGACCGTCGTCTGTGGAACCATAGACAGTTGGGCTGATGCAACGGTAATCTTCGCAGCATCCAAAGCTTGTTGCACTGCCTCAAATTGATCAGGATCGGTAAGAATTTCATAGACATCACCATCAGCAGAGAAATCATCTGCGCCGGAATCAAGGGCCAGCATCATCAGCGATTCCTCGTCAACGCCATCTTTTTCAACAATGATGATACCCTTTTTAGTGAACATCCAAGAAACACAACCAGACTCACCGAGGTTGCCATTATTCTTTGAAAACAAGTGACGAATATCAGCCGCTGTACGGTTGCGATTGTCAGTCAGGATATCGAGCATGACGGCAACCCCAGCTGGTCCATATCCTTCATACATGAATTCTTCGTAATTACTGCCCTCTAAGGAACCTTGACCTTTTTGAATAGCACGTTGGATATTTTCTTTGGGAATATTATTTTCCCGTGCTTTCTGCAGAGCCAATTTCAAGCGCATATTCCCCGTAGCGTCAGCACCACCATTTTTTACCGCAATGGTAATTTCACGACTAATCTTAGTAGTGACTTTGCCGCGCAAAGCATCCATTCTGCCTTTTTTATGCTTAATATTAGCCCATTTAGAATGTCCTGACATTGTAGTACGTCCCCTCTCAGACCATGGTAATTCGCCAATAATTGTAGCATAAATCAGCCTTTTTGGCAAAAAATCTTCTGTAAAAACTTAATCAGACGTATTGGTCACTCTTTGTGCCAATGACCGCCTTTTTCAATAACATCAACAGCCTTTTGATTTTCCGGTGCCATGACCGTTTTCGTCGCATTGACATGGGTTTCCAGCATCTTAGTAGTGATTCGGACATCATTAAGAGTCCCTGGGCCGCCCACACAACCGCCCACACAAGCCATGCCTTCAAAGAAATTCGCATCCAGATCACCTTTAGCAATCTGTTGAAGTGCCTGCTTGCAGTTTCCCAACCCCTCAGCCCGGTGAGGTTTAATCGTAATATCAGGCGCTAAAACA
This window contains:
- the queA gene encoding tRNA preQ1(34) S-adenosylmethionine ribosyltransferase-isomerase QueA, with translation MKLSEFDYDLPEQLIAQHPIEPRDSSRLLVLDRASTEIRHGMFKDLLEYISPGDTLVFNDTRVIPARLMGRRADTGGQVEVFLLSEKTEGEWEVLVKPGKRAKPGMVIEFGPELSCEVLSGTDFGGRVVRFAFSGIFAEILDRLGETPLPPYIHERLSDSERYQTVYSRQRGSAAAPTAGLHFTPALLSQIKEKGARLAFITLHVGLGTFRPVAAEDITDHVMHREYFSVSEEAAEAVNQAKEQGGRVIAVGTTSIRTLETAVRNGRLSAGSGWTEIFIYPGYQFQLVDGIITNFHLPKSTLIMLISAFAGRERVLAAYKEAVQREYRFFSFGDAMLLL
- a CDS encoding SpoIID/LytB domain-containing protein, giving the protein MKFRIVLITLALLVLTSFSVWAKSTELQEPLIKVGLALQQTRVTVSADTAFFLRTDDANEFKKVYKAKENLSITIQGGRLAVNGIPTATSVIRLSFSDSPNRGHGGKLEQAVNEADSLNQQGQFIQLNGKRYRGVIEVRRQAGDNTLTAINILPMEAYLYGVIPKEISPSWPMEAIRAQAVAARSYAFAGVGKHQGQGFDVCPTVHCQVYGGRDSEAARSNQAVDETRGMMATYQGSVITAFFHSSSGGHTENSENVWGTPFPYLRGVRDFDQDSPRFVWDRRISIAQLTELLRTAGLSVGEVTGIELSPLTHQPVKAADRGVSGRVKTIKITGTAGRVQLSGAKFSSLLSLPSTLFDVSIARGEALPALTGKSARRGLVQDSSRDILLLSGKGSGHGIGLSQWGAKAMAEKAPLGSNQFYKEILAYYYPGATIQRWYK
- a CDS encoding DUF2905 domain-containing protein, with amino-acid sequence MFGFDSLGKTLMTVGVLLLIAGALVHFGGKILPLGRLPGDFHWEKENFSFHFPFATSIIISIVLTLLLNLLFRR
- a CDS encoding epoxyqueuosine reductase QueH; this translates as MNLFLHMCCGPCSVYPVSYLREQGHQLTGWFYNPNIHPYKEFRRRLDTAGEFARRVELIMLVQDDYTLEDFLTRALTAPEGRCYACYRLRLDEAARTAKESGFNAFTTTLLVSPYQKHDLIRQAGEAAAEKFDIPFYYQDFRPGWKEGVTKSLEMELYRQPYCGCIFSERDRYWKPKKQGAENVRL
- the ruvB gene encoding Holliday junction branch migration DNA helicase RuvB — encoded protein: MMEQERIIAGGEQDADSWQYSLRPRRLQEYIGQEQVKDNLSIFVQAAISRGEALDHVLLYGPPGLGKTTLAGIVANELGVNFRVTSGPAIERSGDLAAILTNLSDRDVLFIDEIHRLSRTVEEILYSAMEDYALDIMIGKGPSARSIRLDLPRFTLVGATTRAGALTAPLRDRFGVICRLEFYQTEELMFIVSRAADILKVSIEPSGAEEIARRSRGTPRIANRLLKRVRDFAQVAGSGTITKTIAQEALARLEVDACGLDKTDQRLLTTIISKFGGGPVGLDTLAASISEETETIEDVYEPFLLQLGFLQRTPRGRVATRAAYEHMGFAYSMKEAVDKQDSLW
- the ruvA gene encoding Holliday junction branch migration protein RuvA, translating into MIGYVRGKISHLFPDSCFVDVNGVGYRVFIPQSTRQNLSKGAETTLFTYLNVREDALLLYGFSSQQEYDLFILLTSVSGIGPKVGLGILSAISPTDFIMAVGQKNFSLLTKIPGVGKKTAERIVLELKDKIGEADPDNVIIAAATDAAGSIQAEALQALLTLGYTQQEITPVLRKAAEATSVEEIIKLALKEFSGRS
- the ruvC gene encoding crossover junction endodeoxyribonuclease RuvC — encoded protein: MLALGIDPGTAICGYGVVRLEGSTLKAVAYGAIETRAGEPVEMRLNSVFQGIDQVIKQYKPDIVGVEKLFFNRNVTTAMTVSQARGVILLAAAQNAIQLAEFTPLQVKQSVAGYGKATKEQIIYMTEKLLRLPAKPHPDDVADALAVAICSLHTHTFNKVWECKR
- a CDS encoding BofC C-terminal domain-containing protein; translation: MLLPKLSTRNKWFAGALFILAALVGYFGYGYISKNPPIVDYRAQPQSEKVQHDARLKITAETMLHQKMIYKKCGDQENLRARPSENYIGMTLSQIQVAYPGWTIDYFDATEVRMTLEIDNFCREHANGMYIGTKDGYVTVFYGKPGIKPIVKEVTKIATKQLVAEDVAELEKGIVVNTKEELLRTLEGMQSQ
- a CDS encoding YebC/PmpR family DNA-binding transcriptional regulator, encoding MSGHSKWANIKHKKGRMDALRGKVTTKISREITIAVKNGGADATGNMRLKLALQKARENNIPKENIQRAIQKGQGSLEGSNYEEFMYEGYGPAGVAVMLDILTDNRNRTAADIRHLFSKNNGNLGESGCVSWMFTKKGIIIVEKDGVDEESLMMLALDSGADDFSADGDVYEILTDPDQFEAVQQALDAAKITVASAQLSMVPQTTVSLADEDATKVTKLLEALEEHDDVQEVYTNADLPDEEEED